One window of Amaranthus tricolor cultivar Red isolate AtriRed21 chromosome 13, ASM2621246v1, whole genome shotgun sequence genomic DNA carries:
- the LOC130798273 gene encoding protein IMPAIRED IN BABA-INDUCED STERILITY 1-like — MGCVSSKGGVPVTPALDYSGVFRDNVVVGGSGRSRVGPTELDSKKKFNSGGGGDGELGRVSSTCGSESVSFRLGNLQKYVEGEQVAAGWPAWLSAVASEAIHGWLPLKVDSFEKLEKIGQGTYSSVFRARDLETGKIVALKKVRFDNFEPESVRFMAREILILRRLDHPNVIKLEGIVTSKLSCSIYLVFEYMEHDLAGLVSCPDINFTEAQVKCYMKQLLSGIEHCHQRGIMHRDIKGSNLLVNNEGILKVADFGLANFCSTSRRQPLTSRVVTLWYRPPELLLGATDYGPSVDLWSVGCVFAEVLLGKPILQGRTEVEQLHKIFKLCGSPPDEYWKKSKLPHATLFKPQQRYESSLLLTCKDMPATAVDLIETLLSVEPYKRGSATSALCFEYFSSKPYACDPSTLPKYPPNKEIDAKGREDTRRKKVNGRVRGLETGRKTSKKPNGIRKPAPAEELPLPPQPQETQRVKINGSLALFHPEEDIKGREPPKPSIDRREEISHSKNASQGDVPYSGPLQVSASSGFAWAKNRRDDVFVRSHRRSSSKLSFNGLETYLTSNERSDSEVKKHENGDKSLGTRAFSRGHDYYEALKHTVRRQWSQFERPDSFDASDEYHSQELSLALYQKEMGTRRNHMDREGLVEFSGPLLCQSNRLDELLEKHERHIRQAVRRSWFQRGKKQGK; from the exons ATGGGTTGTGTGAGTTCTAAAGGAGGAGTTCCAGTGACGCCGGCGTTGGATTATTCTGGTGTTTTTAGGGACAATGTGGTTGTGGGTGGTTCTGGCCGTAGTAGAGTGGGACCCACTGAGTTAGATAGTAAGAAAAAGTTTAACTCcggtggtggtggtgatggtgaGTTAGGACGAGTCAGCTCAACGTGTGGGAGTGAGTCAGTGAGTTTCAGGTTAGGGAATTTGCAGAAGTATGTTGAAGGTGAACAAGTGGCTGCTGGTTGGCCTGCTTGGTTAAGTGCTGTTGCTAGTGAAGCCATTCATGGTTGGTTGCCCCTCAAAGTTGATTCTTTTGAGAAATTAGAAAAG ATTGGCCAAGGAACATATAGTAGCGTTTTTCGGGCACGTGACCTTGAAACCGGGAAGATAGTTGCTTTGAAGAAGGTGCGGTTCGACAATTTTGAGCCGGAGAGTGTTAGGTTTATGGCCCGAGAAATTTTGATCCTCCGCAGGCTTGATCATCCTAACGTTATTAAGCTGGAAGGAATAGTCACTTCCAAATTATCTTGCAGCATATACCTTGTCTTTGAGTATATGGAACATGATCTTGCCGGACTTGTTTCTTGTCCTGATATTAACTTTACTGAGGCACAG GTTAAATGCTATATGAAGCAACTATTATCCGGGATTGAGCATTGCCATCAACGAGGTATAATGCATCGGGATATTAAAGGATCAAATCTTCTGGTAAATAATGAAGGAATTTTGAAGGTGGCTGATTTTGGTTTGGCCAACTTCTGCAGTACGTCACGCAGACAGCCATTAACCAGCCGTGTTGTAACTTTGTGGTACCGACCTCCCGAACTCCTTCTCGGGGCTACAGATTATGGACCTTCTGTTGACCTCTGGAGTGTCGGTTGTGTATTTGCTGAAGTTCTCCTGGGAAAGCCTATTCTTCAAGGGAGAACCGAG GTTGAACAACTCCATAAAATCTTTAAACTTTGTGGGTCTCCACCTGACGAGTATTGGAAGAAATCAAAACTTCCGCATGCCACTCTTTTTAAGCCGCAGCAGCGCTATGAGAGTTCTCTTTTGTTAACTTGTAAAGATATGCCCGCAACTGCAGTGGACCTTATTGAAACTTTACTTTCTGTGGAGCCGTACAAGCGTGGAAGTGCCACGTCTGCTCTATGTTTTGAG TATTTCAGCTCTAAACCTTATGCGTGTGACCCATCAACTTTGCCAAAATATCCTCCTAACAAAGAAATCGATGCCAAAGGTCGTGAAgacacaagaag GAAAAAAGTCAATGGAAGAGTTCGTGGGCTTGAAACAGGAAGAAAGACAAGTAAGAAACCAAACGGCATACGCAAACCTGCCCCAGCTGAG GAGCTGCCGTTGCCACCCCAACCTCAAGAAACACAGAGAGTCAAAATCAACGGAAGTTTAGCACTCTTCCATCCAGAAGAAGACATAAAAGGGAGGGAACCACCGAAACCATCAATTGATCGACGAGAAGAAATTTCCCATTCGAAGAATGCTTCTCAAGGAGACGTACCATATTCAGGTCCCTTGCAAGTTTCAGCCTCAAGCGGCTTTGCATGGGCTAAAAACCGAAGGGATGATGTATTTGTTAGATCACACCGACGGTCCAGTTCGAAGCTTAGTTTCAATGGTCTAGAAACCTATTTAACATCAAATGAAAGAAGTGATTCTGAGGTAAAGAAGCACGAAAATGGCGATAAATCTCTGGGAACCCGTGCTTTTTCTAGAGGGCATGATTACTATGAAGCTCTTAAGCATACAGTAAGAAGACAATGGAGCCAGTTTGAGCGGCCCGACTCTTTTGATGCCTCGGATGAATACCATTCACAGGAATTATCCTTAGCACTTTATCAAAAGGAGATGGGAACAAGGAGAAACCACATG GATAGAGAGGGCTTGGTTGAATTTTCAGGACCTTTGTTATGTCAATCAAACCGACTTGATGAACTTCTAGAGAAACATGAACGTCACATTCGCCAGGCAGTTCGAAGATCGTGGTTTCAAAGAG